The Leptospira kirschneri serovar Cynopteri str. 3522 CT genomic sequence ACTCGGCAAATTACTCCTGTAACTTCGGGATAGGGAGACCGGAGATGCTTTAGCCTGCGGCAAAGAGTATCGAAGGTGGCACAAAAATGGGGGTAGCGACTGTTTACCAAAAACACAGGACTCTGCCAAATCGGAAGATGAAGTATAGGGTCTGACACTGCCCGGTGCTGGAAGGTCAAGAGGACGGGTTAGCAGGAATGCGAAGCTCGGAATTTAAGCCCCAGTAAACGGCGGCCGTAACTATGACGGTCCTAAGGTAGCGAAATTCCTTGTCGGGTAAGTTCCGACCTGCACGAATGGTGTAACGACTTCCCCACTGTCTCAACGAGAGTCTCGGCGAAATTGTAGTACCCGTGAAGATGCGGGTTACCTGCGATAGGACGGAAAGACCCCGTGAACCTTTACTGTAACCTGGCATTGAACTTTGGTCCTGTATGTGTAGGATAGGTGGGAGGCTATGAAATCTGGACGCCAGTCTGGATGGAGCCGACGTTGAAATACCACCCTTACTTGACCCAAGTTCTAACCGAATGAAACAACATTCGAGACAATGTCAGGCGGGCAGTTTGACTGGGGCGGTCGCCTCCTAAAGAGTAACGGAGGCGCCCAAAGGTTCCCTCAGCGCGGACGGAAATCGCGCCAAGAGTGTAAAGGCATAAGGGAGCTTAACTGTGAGACAGACAAGTCGAGCAGGTACGAAAGTAGGGCTTAGTGATCCGGTGGTTCTGTGTGGAAGGGCCATCGCTCAACGGATAAAAGGTACTCCGGGGATAACAGGCTGATCGCGTCCAAGAGTCCATATCGACGACGCGGTTTGGCACCTCGATGTCGGCTCGTCGCATCCTGGGGCTGAAGCAGGTCCCAAGGGTATGGCTGTTCGCCATTTAAAGCGGTACGCGAGCTGGGTTCAGAACGTCGTGAGACAGTTCGGTCCCTATCCATCGCAGGCGTTGGAGATTTGACGGAATCTGTCCCTAGTACGAGAGGACCGGGATGGACGAACCTCTGGTGTATCAGTTGTTTCGCCAGAAGCAACGCTGAGTAGCTATGTTCGGCAGGGATAACCGCTGAAAGCATATAAGTGGGAAACCCTTCTGAAGATAAGATCTCCCTGGGAGCAATCCCCTAAAGACCCCAAAAAGATGATTTGGTTGATAGGTCACAGATGTAAGTGTGGTAACACATTCAGTCGAGTGATACTAATCGGTCGTGAGGCTTGACCATATTACGAAAGAGTGAAGCGTAATTCACTCCTGCTAATGTCAACAACGCCAGGAAGAAATCTAAAAGAAGATTTCAAATGAGACAAATTACATTTTTCTCTTCGCAGGATATATTTTGTATTAGAATTTTTTTATGAAAGCCGGAGATTTTTCTTCGGCTTTTTTATTGTTCCCACCCAGGACTTCGTGCTTTGCGCACGAGTCCTAACCTCGCATTCGAAGCGACACTGTCGCTTCTCGGTGCTGCGGTTGGTCGTGATACCTATTACGAAAGTTTTGAGGACATCGGGGACCTTGCTAATGGCAACAACGCCAGGAAGAGGACTGTGTTCTCGATCCGAATCTTTTATTCTCTAATGAATAATTCTCTATCGTAGTATATATGTTGTAAAAGAATCCCGGAACTCCGGTAAGATAAAAGCCAAGCTCAAGCAGCTTGGCTTTTTGTGTTTGGTGGGGGAAGGATGCGTGTGCACCAAAGGAATTCCAGTTCAACGGACATAGCCTTGTTCTGAATTACTCTGATTAGATTTGTCCACCTACGCCTTTAAACTTCTCAACAAAAGCCGATACCTTTTGAAAAACGCTTTGTTTGATAGTCAGATATTGCGGATGTAACGGGCTCATTTTTGGTAGAATGGTATTTAGTTCAGTTCCGTTCTCACTGGCAAATTCTCGCCTTAATGAGGAGGTAATATAGCGCTTGGCCGCCTCTGCGTTTAAGTTTTCGGTTTGAATAAGTTCATCCGCTTCCCGCTTTTGTTCCGTCTGTGCAAATGAGAAGAAGGCATCAATCACACTGGCCTTGTCACTAATCTGGTCAAGATCGGTTTGATTTATAAAATCAACCATCAGACTTTCTTTTGCACGGTTACCTATGCTAGCGCGAATGACCCGACGTATGTCTTCAATCAGGGTTGATTTGTTCTTTACCTTTTTATTATGTTCGAATATCAATTCCAGGATGTAATCCAAATTGATCTCTTGAGATTTAAGGAGGTCTACCTCAAAGACCACATCGTCCCAATCAATACCAGGTTTCACTTTTTCGTCGCCAGATTTTTGGCGGCGTAGCCAATCACGAATATCGTTATAAGTGGAGCGATAGTCCTGAATTTTACGTTCCGCAGGGACTTGAATCTTCTGCAGTGTTGCCAGGCCTTCATCGCTTACATAATGCTTGGCCTTAAATTCCTCAACCGCTTCCTGATTACTCATATCGACACTTTGTAATGCCTTCAGACTGGTAAATTCATCGTAGTTTTGTAATATGTTTTCTACACGCAAATATTCACCAAACAGTTTCACGAAGGCTTTCTTATCGGATTCTTTTTCGATCGTTTCGGGGTTAGGAAAACGTTGTTGCAATTCTGCTACCACATTCACATAACCGCGTCGTGCTTCACCGGTTACCAGATCGGTAAAGCCTTCCATATATTCCTTATAGCTTTTTTCCAACACCACGTTTTTTGTGTTTTTATCGCCATACAAGGTAATGGCTTCGACAGTAGCCTTTTCTAAGTCACGAAAGGTGACAATATTTCCAAAGGTTTTGGTTGCATCATAGATACGATTTGTACGCGAATAAGCTTGTAGCAAACCGTGATAACGTAGGTTTTTATCGACAAATAAAGTGTTCAACGTAGGAGCATCAAATCCTGTCAGAAACATTCCGACAACGATCAATAGGTCTATCTCCCGATCTTTAACCTTCTTCGCAAGATCTCGATAATAGTTTTGAAATTTATTGCTATCCACGCCAAAATTGGTTTGAAACAACGCGTTATAGTCGTTGATCGCCGCTCTTAAAAATTCCTTGGCGGTGCTTTCCATAGCTGAAACTTCAAAACTTTCATCCTGAATCTCACCTACCGCATCTTGTTCTTCGTTCGCAGAAAAGGAGAAGATGGTCGCTACTTTTAACGGTTTATCTTGGTCTTTTTGTAATTCCTTGAACGATTCGTAATATAGTTTGGCGGCATCCACGCTGCTCACAGCAAACATGGCGTTAAATCCTTTTGATCCTACCTGCAGACGATGGGTCTTCTGTCTAAATTGATTTAGGATATACTTCGAAATCTCGCGAATACGCTCTTCATGTAACAGGGCTTGTTTGTTCTCCGCCGCGGTTAGCTTTTTCTCATCCTGTTCAGTTTCAATCTCCTTAAACTTTGGACGTACATCATTGTAGTCTACCTTAAACTTTAAAACTTTTTCATCGCGAATAGCGTCCGTAATCACATAAGAATGTAACTCACGGCCAAAAACGCTAGCGGTTGTATCCGCGCTTAGGGCGTTTTGCGGAAAGATCGGTGTACCAGTAAAACCGAATTGATAAAACTTTCTAAACTTTTTCTTTAAGTTCTTCTGGGCCTCACCGAATTGGCTTCGGTGGGCCTCATCAAAAATAAATACGACTTGTTGGTTGTAAACGGATAGGTCGCTTTCACTTTTTATCAGGTTATTGAGTTTCTGGATAGTTGTAACAATGATTTTATTATCATCCATCTCGAGGTTTCGTTTTAAGCCTGCTGTGCTATCAGAACCATTGACACTGTCCGGAGAAAAACGCTGGTATTCTTTCATGGTCTGGTAATCTAGATCTTTACGATCCACTACAAAAAAAACCTTATCAATGAAATCCAACTCGGTCGCCAGACGCGCTGCTTTAAAACTAGTTAAGGTCTTGCCGGAACCTGTGGTATGCCAGACATAACCGCCACCTTCGGGTTTGCTCCAGTTTTTGGCTCTATACGAGCTTTTTATCTTCCATAGAATGCGCTCAGTTGCAGCGATTTGGTAGGGTCGCATCACTAAAAGAGTGTCACTGGTATCAAATACGGAATAGGTCAGTAATACGTTCAACAGGGTGTTTTTCTGGAAAAAAGTAGCAGTAAAGTCTTTTAAGTCTTTCATCAGGCTGTTATCTGCTTTAGCCCAGTTCATGGTAAAATCGAAGCTGTTCTTATTTCGCTGGGTGGTGTTAGCAAAATATCGGCTATCGGTTCCGTTTGAAATCACAAACAACTGTAGATACTTAAATAAAGAGTGTTCGCTATTAAAGCTTTCTTTGCTGTAGCGGTGGATCTGATTGAAGGCTTCACGAATCGCAACGCCGCGTTTTTTCAGTTCGATCTGCACTAGAGGCAAGCCATTTACTAAAATTGTAACATCATAACGATTCGAATAAGTGCCGGTTTGTTCAAACTGCCTGATCACCTGCACTTTGTTGCGGGCAATATTTTTTTTATCTAATAGATAGATGTTTTGAATATGTCCATCATCGAAGACAAAATCGTGGATATAATCATCATGAATTTTACGGGTTTTATCTGTGACCGTATCACTTGGCTTATTCAGCCAAGTCTCCACAAATCGAATCCATTCCCCCTCTGAAAATTGCATGCCATTCAGCGATTGCAAATTATCGCGGACATTGGCCAGCATCTTCTCAGGAGTATTTAAATCAGATAGAAATTCATATCCTTGGTTTATCAAATCCTGAACCAATTCTCGTTCTAAATCGGCTTCGCTTTGGTAGTTTTCGCTTACCTGCCACTCTCTGATGTATTTATCTAAAACGATAAAGTGATTGGATTCGGCTATGGGCCTATATTCGTGCATACTTCACCTTTTAATTTTCTGTGTTAGGTTTCTGTTTATGGAAGCGGTACATTACTTTAATCTGGTCTAACAAATAACCTAGTACGCGCTTGGCATTGTCGTCAATCTCAGCTACTTCTTCACTTGCATGTTTGGAATGACTTGAGAAATTGATAATTCGAGCTTCATATGGGGTGGTACTACCGTCATTAGTTTTCGGCAATAGATCTCCCCACCGAGGAATGTCGATGTCTTTTCTAATATGTTTCTTAAAAAGTTGAAGTGGTATTTGCTTATTTGATTGCTTTGGATAGCTTTATCGAGTTCTGACATTAAATAAAGATGATATGAAAATGGCGAATCGTTCGGTTGGATTTCTAATTTATATGTACCGTCTTCATATTTTACCATCCTATATTTCTGAAATGATTTCTTTTTATGGCTTTTATCATCGTTATCGAGCTCGTTGGAGACTACGTTAAAAAAGAGTGGATTATGCGTTGTAATTATAAATCTAATATCTGATTTATTGGATTTAATGAGGTACGCCAGGTCTACGGCAAGCTCGATCAAATGATTTTCATCCAGTGAGCTAACAGGATCATCAATAAACACATATTCTAACTGATCAAATTGGTTCGTTTCACGCTGATTAGATTCTACGATATTTAGGATAGCAATCACTTGTTCCAGCAAGGTGTAGAAAATACTCCAAATAAAATTGCTTTCTTCCCCTTTAGAAATCTTAAGGTAGTCGGACTGCTCCTTATTGCCTCGCTTAAACGAAAAAGTCACTTCCGAAAAATCTTTTATGATAATCTCTCGCTCGTCTTTGATTGTATATGCTTCGTTAAACCGAGGTGTTAATTTGTCACTAGTATAACGCTGAAAGTTAGTTATGATATTTTGATCTTGCCCTTGATCTTTCAGTATCCAATCTGTAAACGAATTAGGCTGAATTTTTAATTTCGGTTTAGTATCGTTCTCTAAGTCGTTATCCCAATAAAACAAATCTTCAGTTAAAGCATTATAATACAGAATTTTTGAGCGAGTCAACTCAGGATGATCTGCGTCATCGCCATTCTCGTTTTTAGGTGCGAATAGCTCTTTAAATTCACGTGAAAGACGTGTTTTCCCTACACCATTTAAAGGCATAGATCAACTGTATTTTCTTTTCCGTTGTCTTTAATTGCTCAGCTATCTCCTTTAATGACTTACCCATATTATTTCGTTCCATCTGGTTTTGGAAAACTCAAAAGCAATTCACGATAGTACTCATATTGCTTTTGGCGCAATTCGATTTCGCGGGGCAAGCCTTCGCTGATCGAGCTAGTCAGGGCATCGAATTTGTCTAAGATGGCGACGATACGTTTTTGTTCGGCGAGGGAAGGGATGGGCAATTTGTAGCTTGAAATCATTTGCAGATTTAAGCCACCACGAGTTCCACTTCCTGATGATATTTGGCGCAAATTATCATATTGAGTTTTTAAAAAGTGAAAAACAAAATCGGGATTAATTTGATTTTCGTTAAATGTAAGCGACGCAAGTGATTGATTCGTCGTTAAATCAACTCTGATTCTTGCAACTTTCCCACGAGTTTTACCTTGCCCTGCCAATGCAATTACGATTGAATTTTTCGGCACAAACTTAGCACTTGAATTTTTCAAACCAGCTTCACTGATGTATTTCTCTGTTTTATACACAGTTTCTAAATTAACTTCACCTGAACTCATCCAAGGGATTGTGCCGTTTTCCCAATATTCTGCGACATTTGTGTTAGGAGTTCCCCCAGACGAAATTTTTTCCGCCACGTCCCCCAGCGTCTTCCATTCCACTTCCCCTTCTTCAAAACTTAAGAGTTGATCTCGGTAGTAGTTGTATTGTTTTTTCCGCGCGGTAAGCTCGGCGGTAAGCTCAGTAAATGCGTCCAGAATGCGGACGATTTCTATCTGAACATGGAGGGAAGGGATGGGGATTTGGATTTTCTCTAGATCTTTTGAGGTGATTGCTTTTACAATGGTTCCAGTCCCTTGCAATATTAAAATCTGAAAGTAGTAATTTAGAAATTTTGCACTAATTTCATCTTTAAGTTTTAATCCGCGCAAATCTTGGTTAATGGCAAGATCAATGCCAGCAATTTTCATTTTTCCGGGAGATATCTTTACAGCAACAATAACATCTCCCTTGCTTATCAAATTTGAGGAACTGTCTTTTAAACCTTCAGAAGTAACGTGATTTCTGGTTTTTTTTATAAAATGCCCATCAATGCTTAGATCTCCAACTGAAGCCCAAGGAATTTCACCGTTCCAGTATTCTGGTTTTGCTTTTGAAGGGGTTCCTCCTCCTGTATTCGATATAATTACTTCCCCCAGTGCTTTCCATTCCACTTTCGCCCCATCCAACAACTGGTCTAAAAAACTCCTTTGGCTCACCCTTCAATCTCCGCAACGATTGCATCAATGTCCGCACGGAGCTGATCGATTTTTTTGACAGTGGTTTTTAGTTCGGCGTTGAGTTTTTGGATATCGATCACTTCTCGGTTGTCTTTGGCTTCTACATAACTGCTTACAGATAGATTGTAATCATTTTTGGCAATCGCCTCCATGCTCACAGATTTAGCAAAATGCTCCTTATCAATCTTTCTATCGAAGGTTTGCATGATCTGTTCTATATGCTCGTCAGTGAGTATGTTTGTATTGGTTTCTTTCTTAAAGAGTCCGCTTGCATCAATGAACTGCGTGTTCGTATCGGTTTTATGTTTGGAAAGAACCAGAATATTTACGGCGATGGTCGTGCCAAAAAATAAGTTCGGTGCAAGTGAGATCACAGTTTCTACAAAATTATTATCTACCAGATACTGACGGATTTTCTGTTCGGCACCACCTCGGTAGAAAATACCGGGGAAACAGACAATGGCTGCACGACCCTTACTGGATAAATAACTGAGTGCATGGAGCACAAACGCAAAGTCTGCCTTGGACTTAGGGGCTAATACTCCTGCTGGAGCAAAACGCTCATCGTTGATCAAGGTCGGATCATCGCTTCCTTTCCAGTTAATCGAGTAGGGAGGATTGGAGACAATCGCGTCGAATGGTTTTTCATTATTATGCTGAGGGTCGATCAGCGTATTTCCAAGCTCGATGTCGAACTTATCGTAGTTGATATTATGTAAGAACATATTCATCCGCGCGAGATTGTAAGTGGTATGGTTGATTTCCTGACCGAAAAAACCTTCTTCAATGATATGATCATCAAATTGCTTTTTGGCTTGTAAAAGTAAGGAGCCAGAACCACAAGCGGGGTCATAGATTTTATTGATGCGCGTCTGCTTATGTATAGCCAACTGAGCAATCAGCTTGGAAACATGCTGGGGAGTGAAAAACTCGCCACCCGATTTACCCGCATTGGCTGCATAGTTGGAGATGAGAAATTCGTAGGCATCGCCAAATAAATCGATATGACTGCTATCGAAATCGCCAAAATCAAGCTCGGCCACACGTTTGAGAACAGCGGCAAGACGGCTATTTTTGTCTTTCACTGTGTTGCCGAGGCGATTGCTCGTGGTATCAAAATCGGCAAACAATCCTTTGATGTCATGCTCGGATGGAAATCCGTTCGCAGAGGTTTCGATTGCTTTAAATATAGCCGCCAGGTCAGTTCAAGCTCTCGTTGTCGTCAGCCTTGCTAACGACATTGGCAAAAAGCTGGCTTGGATAGATAAAATAACCCCTCGTCTTAATGGCATCATCCTTGATTTCGCGGGTAATCCGCTTATCGGACAGTTTTGCATAATCAATACTGCTATCATCGCCTTCCATGTAGTTGGTAAAGTTCTCGCTGATGAAACGGTAAAAAAGAGTGCCAAGCACATATTGTTTAAAATCCCATCCGTCTACTGCACCTCGCACATCATTGGCGATTTGCCAGATTTGGCGTTGAAGCGCGGCGCGTTGTTGAGTACTTGTCATTCTGATATTCCTATAAAAGCAGGTTTAAAATTGTAATATGTATTATTGTTCTTTAGGTTTGCATGAGGGCTTCTCAGAGACAACCTAATGGTTTTAAAGAAAAGGTATTCGATCACGGCCGAAGATTATGGTCCAACAAATTTCGATTAAAGGAACTGCATATCGGTAGAAGAAGAGAAATTGCAGCTGAGCGCAATCCAAGAGGAATTTTACTCGAGCCAGGATCAGGCCCTTGTTCCCTCTTATAGTACTCGCTCTTAACCTTACCTAATTTTACATCCTCGGCTATATTTCTCAAAAAAGCATTAAAATTTCCGTGATCTTCTGTTAGTCGGTCGCTTGTATCAAAAGTTAATTTAGACTTAGTCTTCTTCCTTAAATAAGGTTTTGCTCTAATTTCGTAATAATCCCTTTTTCCAAAAACTTAAAGTTCTGCGGAATTGCTCCTTGGATTCCCAACTGAGTAGGGGTAACAGCCTCTTTTAATCTACTTACATTCTTAATTCGAATACCAACTCCCGTTTCCTTTCCATTAAAATAAGAAGAAAACCTATCCTTATCGATTCCCCCTTTTTTATAAAAGCGTTTCCAGAGAGAATCAGGTGTATCGATTACGATAGAATCTACAGTTGCATAACCGATGACTCGCTTTTCGGGACTGGAAGAGTAGATCACAATGGTTTCGACTTCTTGGGAAGAGAACTTCTTTCGAAACTCTATATTCTTTTCCCCATTAATAATTTTATGAGCAAACTCCGGTTTGATCGGTAGGAATACTACTCGCCGATTCTTTGTTTTAACCAAGGTAGAGCCTCCTCCTTTACTTTTTGAATGGATTGGATTGATCCCCTTACAGCCCCCATTCTTGAGAGTTCGTCAAAGCTGATCGGTTTTTCTAATATACGAGATTCACGAAAAAGTACAACTAAAACTTCTTTCTTAGTTAAATTTTCTATTTCAGAAAAGGAATACACAGTTCGTTGCCCGATTTTTAGGATGATTTCTTTCGGATCCTGGGATCGAAATGTATATTCGCATACTCCGATGGCGACTACCGATCGAACGTCTTCCGATCTGTAAAAAAGTACTATATCTCCGGATGCGATTTGTTTATTGCTCGAATGGCATAGGTAAGCCTTGCGTATCGTATTTTCTACCGGTAAAAGCTCTCGGAAAAGTTCTCCTTGCTTTTCAGTTTCTCTGAATAAAAGCCTAGAGTATTGCGGTCGAATAGGGACGAAATGAAAGGAGACGTTTTCCAATTGTTCGATGCCTGGTCCGTATCGCTTCTGAAACTCGAGTGGAGATAGAAGTGGCATGTCTGAAACGAGAAAGATATCTTTTAAGAATAATAATTCTTCTCGTTCATTCCGAGCAGGGAGGAGTCGAAAACCTCTAGAAAGGCCAATAGACTTGATTGCTCTTCGTGAGTTTTAAGATATAAGTGATGAAATTTTTCGTGCCGAGCTATTCTTATAACGAAATAGGCTTCTCGACGTTTGCGGTCCTGAAGCGCGCTAAACGCGCGAAAGGATTGGCACGAAGGCTTGAGGCGCCTTAGCGCCGTCCCGCAAGCCGAGGGACAAAGCAAATGTGCCGAAGGCCAAGCGAGAGTCGCGGAGCGATCTCGAAGCGCCGCGAGAAGCCGTAGTTAGGCGACGTAGCAATTCGAGAGTATAAGTTATTCTGATTTCCAAAACTGCCACCAACTTTTTTTGTTTTCTATATTTCTAAATTCGGTTTGAGCTTTTTCTACTTCAGTCCTGTTATCAATGTACTCATAATTATTAGAATCATCCAATTTGCCCGTTACTATAATCTTTTTGTCTTTGAGAAAATTTTGGATCAAATTCACATGATAAATAATTTCTGGATAAAGAGCATTCGCTAATTTTATCTGTTCCGACTTAATAAGTTCAGATATATTTTTATCATAATT encodes the following:
- a CDS encoding restriction endonuclease subunit S; translated protein: MSQRSFLDQLLDGAKVEWKALGEVIISNTGGGTPSKAKPEYWNGEIPWASVGDLSIDGHFIKKTRNHVTSEGLKDSSSNLISKGDVIVAVKISPGKMKIAGIDLAINQDLRGLKLKDEISAKFLNYYFQILILQGTGTIVKAITSKDLEKIQIPIPSLHVQIEIVRILDAFTELTAELTARKKQYNYYRDQLLSFEEGEVEWKTLGDVAEKISSGGTPNTNVAEYWENGTIPWMSSGEVNLETVYKTEKYISEAGLKNSSAKFVPKNSIVIALAGQGKTRGKVARIRVDLTTNQSLASLTFNENQINPDFVFHFLKTQYDNLRQISSGSGTRGGLNLQMISSYKLPIPSLAEQKRIVAILDKFDALTSSISEGLPREIELRQKQYEYYRELLLSFPKPDGTK
- a CDS encoding type I restriction endonuclease subunit R codes for the protein MHEYRPIAESNHFIVLDKYIREWQVSENYQSEADLERELVQDLINQGYEFLSDLNTPEKMLANVRDNLQSLNGMQFSEGEWIRFVETWLNKPSDTVTDKTRKIHDDYIHDFVFDDGHIQNIYLLDKKNIARNKVQVIRQFEQTGTYSNRYDVTILVNGLPLVQIELKKRGVAIREAFNQIHRYSKESFNSEHSLFKYLQLFVISNGTDSRYFANTTQRNKNSFDFTMNWAKADNSLMKDLKDFTATFFQKNTLLNVLLTYSVFDTSDTLLVMRPYQIAATERILWKIKSSYRAKNWSKPEGGGYVWHTTGSGKTLTSFKAARLATELDFIDKVFFVVDRKDLDYQTMKEYQRFSPDSVNGSDSTAGLKRNLEMDDNKIIVTTIQKLNNLIKSESDLSVYNQQVVFIFDEAHRSQFGEAQKNLKKKFRKFYQFGFTGTPIFPQNALSADTTASVFGRELHSYVITDAIRDEKVLKFKVDYNDVRPKFKEIETEQDEKKLTAAENKQALLHEERIREISKYILNQFRQKTHRLQVGSKGFNAMFAVSSVDAAKLYYESFKELQKDQDKPLKVATIFSFSANEEQDAVGEIQDESFEVSAMESTAKEFLRAAINDYNALFQTNFGVDSNKFQNYYRDLAKKVKDREIDLLIVVGMFLTGFDAPTLNTLFVDKNLRYHGLLQAYSRTNRIYDATKTFGNIVTFRDLEKATVEAITLYGDKNTKNVVLEKSYKEYMEGFTDLVTGEARRGYVNVVAELQQRFPNPETIEKESDKKAFVKLFGEYLRVENILQNYDEFTSLKALQSVDMSNQEAVEEFKAKHYVSDEGLATLQKIQVPAERKIQDYRSTYNDIRDWLRRQKSGDEKVKPGIDWDDVVFEVDLLKSQEINLDYILELIFEHNKKVKNKSTLIEDIRRVIRASIGNRAKESLMVDFINQTDLDQISDKASVIDAFFSFAQTEQKREADELIQTENLNAEAAKRYITSSLRREFASENGTELNTILPKMSPLHPQYLTIKQSVFQKVSAFVEKFKGVGGQI